One Fusobacterium nucleatum genomic window carries:
- a CDS encoding glycosyltransferase family 9 protein, translating into MKNLIKKLNRIFQDYMRDKRLKIGKYIWDRKEKTEIIKGDNFLEDNNINSIIFLRYDGKIGDMIVNSLMFREIKKVYPDIKIGVVARGAAIDIIRDNPNVDKIYEYYKDRKKIKDLALKIKKEKYDLLIDFSEMLRVNQMMLINLCGARFNIGLDRKEWKLFDLSIESDKDFKWTEHITNRYLAYLVKLGLKRENIDISYDIYLKKEKKYENFFNKIKESKKLILNPYGASKHKSFSIETLEEIINYLKDKNIAIILVYFEDKYKELEFFEKKYNNVYIPENIDNILDTTLLIKKSDYVVSPDTSIVHIASALNKKMITVYPPKGGKYGVDHLVWAPKSEYNKVIFCKDKSGTYDEIDINTFSFNQMKEEILNLINNHS; encoded by the coding sequence ATGAAAAATTTAATAAAGAAATTAAATAGAATTTTTCAAGATTATATGAGAGATAAAAGATTAAAAATAGGAAAATATATTTGGGATAGAAAAGAAAAGACTGAAATAATAAAAGGAGATAATTTTTTAGAAGATAATAATATAAATTCTATAATTTTTTTAAGATATGATGGAAAAATTGGGGATATGATAGTAAATTCTTTGATGTTTCGTGAAATAAAAAAAGTATATCCAGATATAAAAATTGGGGTTGTAGCAAGAGGAGCAGCAATAGATATAATAAGAGATAATCCTAATGTTGATAAGATTTATGAATATTATAAAGATAGAAAAAAAATAAAAGATTTAGCTTTAAAAATAAAAAAAGAAAAATATGACTTGTTAATTGATTTTTCAGAAATGTTAAGAGTTAATCAAATGATGTTAATAAATTTATGTGGAGCAAGATTTAATATAGGACTTGATAGAAAAGAATGGAAATTATTTGATTTATCTATTGAAAGTGATAAAGATTTTAAATGGACAGAACATATAACAAATAGATATTTAGCTTATTTAGTAAAATTAGGATTAAAAAGAGAGAATATAGATATTTCTTATGATATTTATTTAAAGAAAGAAAAAAAATATGAGAATTTTTTTAATAAAATAAAAGAAAGTAAAAAGTTAATTTTGAATCCTTATGGAGCAAGTAAACATAAAAGTTTTAGTATAGAAACTTTAGAGGAAATTATAAATTATTTAAAAGACAAAAATATAGCTATTATTTTAGTATATTTTGAAGATAAATACAAGGAATTAGAATTTTTTGAAAAAAAATATAATAATGTGTATATCCCTGAAAATATAGATAATATTTTAGATACAACTCTTTTAATAAAGAAAAGTGATTATGTTGTAAGTCCAGATACTTCAATAGTTCATATAGCAAGTGCTTTGAACAAAAAAATGATAACAGTTTATCCGCCAAAGGGAGGAAAATACGGGGTTGATCATTTAGTATGGGCACCAAAATCTGAATATAATAAAGTTATTTTTTGTAAAGATAAAAGTGGAACTTATGATGAGATAGATATCAATACTTTTAGTTTTAATCAAATGAAAGAAGAAATTTTAAATTTAATAAACAATCATAGTTAG
- a CDS encoding NCS2 family permease: MQEALRKFFNFEEYETNFKKEIIAGTTNFLTMAYILGVNTIILSSAGMDFNSVFLATAISSAIACFVMGLVANAPLGLAPGMGSNSFFTFIVVKLYGYSYQEALAMVFVSGTLFLLLSATGIRDKIINSIPENLKQSIGAGTGFFIALIGLVKAGIAVSHPATLITLGNFKNPTVLLAVFGLLLTIILMSRKIDAAVFFGLLITAIVGIILGRFGVEGMPKFSNEIVKVNTSLNHFGDFFYGLKSLISKPKSIFLIFTFFFVDFFDTAGTLVAITNKITSKTGKNYQMKKMLFSDAVGTVVGAVLGTSTVTTLTESTSGVAAGGRTGFTAITTGIWFLIASIFTPLVAIASPIEVGGMFFEPVIAPSLICVGILMATQLSSIDWHDFTAASAGFVTIMIMIVGYSIPDGIAAGFIVYVFSKLFTKNIKDITPSVWAMFVLFVLHFALK; the protein is encoded by the coding sequence ATGCAAGAAGCATTAAGAAAATTTTTTAACTTTGAGGAATATGAAACCAATTTTAAAAAAGAAATTATTGCAGGAACTACAAATTTTTTGACAATGGCTTATATTTTGGGAGTAAATACTATAATATTAAGTTCAGCTGGAATGGATTTTAACTCTGTATTTTTAGCAACAGCAATTTCATCAGCAATAGCTTGTTTTGTAATGGGACTTGTTGCTAATGCACCTTTGGGACTTGCACCAGGTATGGGTTCTAATTCATTTTTTACATTTATTGTTGTAAAATTATATGGTTATTCTTATCAAGAAGCATTGGCTATGGTTTTTGTATCAGGAACATTATTTTTACTTCTTTCAGCAACTGGAATAAGAGATAAAATTATTAATTCTATACCAGAAAATTTAAAACAGAGCATAGGAGCAGGAACAGGATTTTTTATAGCCTTAATAGGTTTAGTAAAAGCAGGTATAGCAGTTTCACATCCAGCAACCCTTATAACATTAGGAAATTTTAAAAATCCTACTGTGCTACTTGCAGTGTTTGGATTACTTTTAACAATAATTTTGATGAGTAGAAAGATTGATGCAGCAGTATTTTTTGGACTTTTAATAACTGCTATTGTAGGAATTATCCTAGGTAGATTTGGAGTTGAAGGAATGCCAAAATTCTCGAATGAGATTGTAAAAGTAAATACTTCACTAAATCATTTTGGAGATTTTTTCTATGGATTAAAAAGTTTAATTTCAAAACCTAAATCAATATTTTTAATATTTACTTTCTTCTTTGTTGATTTTTTTGATACAGCAGGAACATTAGTTGCTATAACAAATAAAATTACATCAAAAACTGGAAAAAATTATCAAATGAAGAAAATGTTATTTTCTGATGCAGTGGGAACAGTTGTGGGAGCTGTACTAGGAACTTCAACAGTAACTACTTTAACAGAATCTACAAGTGGAGTTGCAGCAGGTGGAAGAACAGGATTTACAGCAATAACAACTGGAATTTGGTTTTTAATAGCTTCAATATTTACACCTCTTGTAGCAATAGCCTCACCAATAGAAGTAGGAGGAATGTTTTTTGAGCCAGTTATAGCTCCTTCACTTATTTGTGTTGGAATACTTATGGCAACTCAACTTTCAAGCATAGATTGGCATGATTTTACAGCGGCTTCTGCAGGATTTGTAACTATAATGATAATGATAGTTGGATATTCAATTCCTGATGGTATAGCAGCAGGATTTATTGTTTATGTATTTTCAAAATTATTTACAAAAAATATAAAAGATATAACCCCTAGTGTGTGGGCAATGTTTGTCTTGTTTGTATTACACTTTGCATTAAAATAA
- a CDS encoding FTR1 family iron permease translates to MKNYFKSLFAFIFVFGLFISFSSIDVEAAQKKKYDTWQDVAKDMNIEFQAAKKFIEEGNNDEAYNAMNRAYFGYYEVQGFEKNVMVNIAAKRVNEIEATFRRIKHTLKGNIQGNVEELDKEIDTLAMKVYKDAMVLDGAASIDDPDDLGMKVFSNEQAVVGDETTIKLKSFGGSFGLLLREGLEAILVVVAIIAYLVKTGNQKLCKQVYIGMAFGVICSFLLAFLIDWLLGGVGQELMEGITMFLAVAVLFWVSNWILSRSEEQAWSRYIKSQVQKSIDQNSGRALIFSAFLAVVREGAELVLFYKAMLTGGQTNKLYAFYGFLVGTIVLIVIYLIFRYTTVRLPLKPFFMFTSILLFVLCISFMGKGVVELTEAGVISGSTTIPAMNGYQNTWLNIYDRAETLIPQIMLIIASSWMLLNNYFKEKRAKKEAEALAKENK, encoded by the coding sequence ATGAAAAATTATTTTAAATCTTTGTTTGCTTTTATTTTTGTTTTTGGCTTATTTATTTCATTTTCTTCTATAGATGTAGAAGCAGCTCAAAAGAAAAAATATGATACTTGGCAAGATGTTGCTAAGGATATGAATATTGAATTCCAAGCTGCTAAAAAATTTATTGAAGAAGGTAATAATGATGAAGCCTATAATGCAATGAATAGAGCATACTTTGGGTACTATGAAGTCCAAGGATTTGAAAAAAATGTAATGGTTAATATTGCAGCAAAAAGAGTAAATGAAATTGAAGCAACATTTCGTAGAATAAAACATACTTTAAAAGGAAATATTCAAGGAAATGTTGAAGAACTAGATAAGGAAATAGATACTCTTGCAATGAAGGTATATAAAGATGCTATGGTACTTGATGGAGCAGCTTCAATAGATGATCCAGATGATTTAGGAATGAAAGTATTTAGTAATGAACAAGCTGTTGTTGGAGATGAAACAACAATTAAGTTAAAATCATTTGGTGGTTCATTTGGATTACTTTTAAGAGAAGGATTAGAAGCAATATTAGTTGTTGTTGCAATTATTGCTTATTTGGTTAAAACTGGAAATCAAAAACTATGTAAACAAGTTTATATAGGAATGGCATTTGGGGTTATTTGTTCTTTCTTATTAGCATTCTTAATAGATTGGTTACTTGGAGGAGTTGGACAAGAATTGATGGAAGGAATTACAATGTTCCTAGCTGTTGCTGTCTTATTCTGGGTAAGTAACTGGATATTATCTCGTTCGGAAGAACAAGCTTGGTCAAGATATATAAAATCTCAAGTTCAAAAATCTATTGACCAAAACAGTGGAAGAGCATTAATCTTTTCTGCATTTTTAGCGGTTGTAAGAGAAGGTGCTGAATTAGTTCTATTCTATAAAGCTATGTTAACAGGTGGTCAGACTAACAAATTATATGCTTTTTATGGTTTCTTAGTAGGAACAATAGTTTTAATTGTTATATATTTAATATTTAGATATACAACAGTAAGATTACCATTAAAACCATTCTTTATGTTCACAAGTATTCTTTTATTTGTATTATGTATATCATTTATGGGAAAAGGAGTTGTGGAACTTACTGAAGCAGGTGTTATATCTGGAAGTACAACTATACCAGCTATGAATGGTTACCAAAATACTTGGCTTAATATCTATGATAGAGCTGAAACTTTAATACCTCAAATTATGTTAATAATTGCTTCTTCTTGGATGCTTTTAAACAATTATTTCAAAGAAAAAAGAGCAAAAAAAGAAGCTGAAGCATTGGCAAAGGAAAATAAATAA
- a CDS encoding iron transporter: MKNLKFLLGALLVLGLVACGEKKEEKPAEQPAATTEAPATTEAPKTEAPAEKPGESGFAEVPIDETVVGPYQVAAVYFQAVDMIPEGKQPSAAESDMHLEADIHLLPEAAKKFGFGDGEDIWPAYLTVNYKVMSEDGKTELTSGTFMPMNADDGAHYGINIKKGLIPIGKYKLQLEIKAPTDYLLHVDSETGVPAAKEGGVAAAEEFFKTQTVEFDWTYTGEQLQNK, translated from the coding sequence ATGAAAAATTTAAAATTTTTATTAGGAGCTTTACTTGTTTTAGGATTAGTTGCATGTGGAGAAAAGAAAGAAGAAAAACCAGCTGAACAACCAGCAGCAACTACTGAAGCACCTGCTACTACAGAAGCTCCAAAAACAGAAGCACCTGCTGAAAAACCTGGAGAATCAGGATTTGCTGAAGTACCTATTGATGAAACAGTTGTAGGACCTTATCAAGTAGCTGCAGTTTACTTCCAAGCAGTAGATATGATTCCTGAAGGGAAACAACCATCAGCTGCTGAATCTGATATGCACTTAGAAGCTGACATTCATTTATTACCTGAAGCAGCTAAGAAATTTGGATTTGGTGATGGAGAAGATATTTGGCCTGCTTACTTAACAGTAAACTACAAAGTTATGTCTGAAGATGGAAAAACTGAATTAACTTCAGGAACATTTATGCCAATGAATGCTGATGATGGTGCTCACTATGGAATAAATATTAAAAAAGGTTTAATTCCGATTGGAAAATATAAATTACAACTTGAAATTAAAGCACCTACTGATTACTTACTACATGTAGACAGTGAAACTGGTGTTCCAGCAGCAAAAGAAGGTGGAGTTGCAGCAGCTGAAGAATTCTTTAAAACTCAAACAGTTGAATTTGATTGGACTTATACTGGAGAACAATTACAAAATAAATAA
- a CDS encoding nitroreductase family protein: protein MDLLKLMGDRYTCRRYSNEDVKEEDLNKILEAGRIAPTSHNNQPQRIYVVRSEEAKEKLMKDFAYNYKAPCYLVCGYNLDEVWRNDLDGDRESGDIDVSIVITHMMLMAEELGLGACWIGRITPELVKKNLDIPENVKVVAVLSLGYHREDDRPSKLHTIRRSNEELVKFL, encoded by the coding sequence ATGGATTTATTGAAACTTATGGGAGATAGATATACTTGTAGAAGATATTCAAATGAAGATGTTAAGGAAGAAGATTTAAATAAAATTTTAGAAGCAGGAAGAATAGCTCCAACTTCTCATAATAACCAACCACAAAGAATTTATGTTGTAAGAAGTGAAGAAGCAAAAGAAAAATTAATGAAAGATTTTGCGTATAACTATAAAGCACCTTGTTATTTAGTTTGTGGTTATAATCTTGATGAAGTTTGGAGAAATGATTTAGATGGTGACAGAGAAAGTGGAGATATAGATGTTTCTATTGTCATCACTCATATGATGTTGATGGCAGAAGAACTTGGTTTAGGTGCTTGTTGGATAGGGCGTATAACACCAGAGCTTGTAAAGAAAAATTTAGATATTCCTGAAAATGTTAAAGTTGTTGCAGTTCTTAGCCTAGGATATCATAGAGAAGATGATAGACCTTCTAAGTTACATACTATTCGTAGAAGCAATGAAGAATTAGTTAAATTTTTATAA
- a CDS encoding HAD-IIA family hydrolase: MEKLENIKCYLLDMDGTIYLGNELIDGAKEFLEKLKEKNIRYIFLTNNSSKNKDRYVEKLNKLGIEAHREDVFSSGEATTIYLNKKKKGAKIFLLGTKDLEDEFEKSGFELVKERNKNIDFVVLGFDTTLTYEKLWIACEYIANGVEYIATHPDFNCPLENGKFMPDAGAMMAFIEASTGKEPTVIGKPNKHIIDAIIEKYDLKKSELAMVGDRLYTDIRTGIDNGLTSILVMSGETDKKMLEDTIYKPDYIFDSVKELKEKIE, from the coding sequence ATGGAAAAATTAGAAAATATTAAATGTTATTTACTTGATATGGATGGAACTATTTATTTAGGAAATGAGTTAATAGATGGTGCAAAAGAATTTTTAGAAAAATTAAAAGAAAAAAATATAAGATATATATTTTTAACAAATAATTCTTCAAAAAATAAAGATAGATATGTTGAAAAATTAAATAAATTAGGAATAGAAGCTCATAGAGAAGATGTATTTAGCTCAGGTGAAGCAACTACAATTTATTTAAATAAAAAGAAAAAAGGAGCGAAAATATTTTTATTAGGAACTAAGGATTTAGAAGATGAATTTGAAAAATCTGGATTTGAATTGGTAAAAGAAAGAAATAAAAATATAGATTTTGTAGTTTTAGGTTTTGATACTACTTTAACTTATGAAAAATTATGGATAGCATGTGAATATATAGCAAATGGAGTAGAATACATAGCAACTCACCCAGATTTTAACTGCCCTTTAGAAAATGGAAAATTCATGCCTGATGCTGGAGCAATGATGGCATTTATAGAAGCATCAACTGGGAAAGAACCAACAGTTATAGGAAAACCTAATAAACATATTATAGATGCAATTATAGAAAAATATGATTTAAAAAAATCTGAACTTGCAATGGTGGGAGATAGACTATATACTGATATTAGAACTGGAATAGATAATGGTTTGACTTCTATTTTAGTTATGAGTGGTGAAACTGATAAGAAAATGTTAGAAGATACGATTTATAAACCAGATTATATTTTTGATTCTGTAAAAGAATTAAAAGAAAAAATAGAATAA
- a CDS encoding TRAP transporter large permease — protein sequence MEALYPVIVLFVLFFLNIPIAYALMGSALYYFIFLNTTMSMDMVIQQFVTSVESFPYLAVPFFIMVGSVMNYSGISEELMNMAEVLAGHMKGGLAQVNCLLSAMMGGISGSANADAAMESKILVPEMIKKGFSKEFSAAVTAASSAVSPVIPPGTNLILYALIANVPVGDMFLAGYTPGILMTLSMMITVYIISKKRGYEPSRERMARPLEIIKQAIKSIWALAIPFGIIMGMRIGIFTPTEAGGVAVFFCFLVGFFVYKKLKLHHIPIILMETVKSTGAVMIIIASAKVFGYYMTLERIPQFITNSLMNFTDNKLVLLMVINLLLLFVGMFIEGGAALVILAPLLVPAVKALGVDPLHFGVIFIVNIMIGGLTPPFGSMMFTVCSIVGVRLEGFIKEVWPFIVALIVVLFIVTYSESIALFIPNLLK from the coding sequence ATGGAAGCTTTATACCCAGTAATTGTATTATTTGTATTATTCTTTTTAAATATCCCTATAGCTTATGCTTTAATGGGATCAGCACTATATTATTTTATATTTTTAAACACAACTATGTCTATGGACATGGTTATACAACAATTTGTAACATCAGTAGAATCTTTCCCTTATTTAGCAGTACCATTTTTTATAATGGTAGGTTCTGTAATGAACTATTCAGGAATAAGTGAAGAGTTAATGAATATGGCAGAAGTTCTAGCAGGACATATGAAAGGTGGACTTGCACAAGTAAACTGTTTATTAAGTGCTATGATGGGAGGAATTTCAGGTTCTGCAAATGCTGATGCTGCTATGGAATCAAAAATATTAGTACCTGAAATGATAAAAAAAGGATTTTCAAAAGAATTCTCAGCAGCAGTTACAGCAGCATCTTCAGCTGTTAGCCCTGTTATACCACCAGGAACAAACTTAATTCTTTATGCTTTAATAGCTAATGTGCCTGTTGGAGATATGTTCTTAGCAGGTTATACACCTGGTATTTTAATGACACTTTCAATGATGATAACTGTTTATATAATTTCTAAGAAAAGGGGCTATGAACCTTCAAGAGAAAGAATGGCAAGACCTCTTGAAATAATAAAACAAGCTATAAAATCAATTTGGGCTTTAGCAATTCCTTTTGGAATTATAATGGGAATGAGAATAGGAATATTTACTCCAACTGAAGCAGGAGGAGTTGCTGTATTTTTCTGTTTCTTGGTAGGTTTCTTTGTATATAAAAAATTAAAATTACATCATATTCCTATAATTTTAATGGAAACTGTAAAAAGTACAGGAGCAGTTATGATAATAATTGCTTCAGCAAAAGTTTTTGGTTATTATATGACACTTGAAAGAATACCACAATTTATAACTAATTCTTTAATGAATTTTACTGATAATAAACTAGTATTATTAATGGTTATAAATTTACTTCTATTATTTGTTGGAATGTTTATAGAGGGAGGAGCTGCACTTGTTATTCTTGCTCCACTTTTAGTACCAGCAGTAAAAGCTTTAGGTGTAGACCCATTACACTTTGGAGTAATATTTATAGTTAATATAATGATAGGAGGATTAACTCCACCATTTGGTTCTATGATGTTTACTGTATGTTCTATTGTTGGTGTACGGCTAGAAGGCTTTATAAAGGAAGTATGGCCATTTATAGTTGCTCTTATAGTTGTTTTATTTATAGTAACATATTCAGAATCAATAGCATTATTTATACCAAATTTATTAAAATAA
- a CDS encoding TRAP transporter small permease produces MKDFLKKFELYIGSIFISVTTVVVIMNVFTRYFLKFTYFWSEEVAVGCFVWTIFLGTAAAYREKGLIGVEAIIVLLPEKIRNVVEFLTYILLTLLSGLMCVFSFTYVMSSSKITAALELSYGYINFSIVISFALMTLYSIIFTIESFKKAFLSKTN; encoded by the coding sequence ATGAAAGATTTTTTAAAAAAGTTTGAATTATATATTGGAAGTATTTTTATTAGTGTAACAACTGTTGTTGTTATAATGAATGTTTTTACAAGATACTTCTTAAAATTTACATACTTTTGGTCAGAAGAAGTTGCAGTTGGTTGTTTTGTTTGGACAATATTTTTAGGAACTGCTGCTGCATACAGAGAAAAAGGATTAATTGGTGTTGAAGCTATCATTGTTCTTTTACCTGAAAAAATTAGAAATGTTGTAGAATTTTTAACTTATATATTGTTAACTTTGTTAAGTGGATTAATGTGTGTATTTAGTTTTACATATGTAATGTCTTCTTCAAAAATAACAGCTGCTTTAGAACTTTCTTATGGTTATATAAATTTTTCAATAGTTATAAGTTTTGCACTTATGACATTATATTCAATAATTTTTACAATAGAAAGTTTTAAAAAAGCATTTTTAAGTAAAACTAATTAA
- a CDS encoding C4-dicarboxylate TRAP transporter substrate-binding protein, with the protein MKKILSLIFLSLLTLALVACGGKKEEATKEGGETKQEARVIKVTTKFVDDEQTAKSLVKVVDAINQRSNGTLELQLFTSGTLPIGKDGMEQVANGSDWILVDGVNFLGDYVPDYNAVTGPMLYQTFEEYLRMVKTPLVQDLNAQALEKGIKVLSLDWLFGFRNIEAKKPIRTPEDMKGLKLRVPTSQLYTFTIEAMGGNPVAMPYPDTYAALQQGVIDGLEGSILSFYGTKQYENVKEYSLTRHLLGVSAVCISKKCWDSLTDEQRTIIQEEFDKGALDNLTETQKLEDEYAQKLKENGVTFHEVDAEAFNKAVAPVYDKFPKWTPGIYNKIMENLTQIREDIKNGK; encoded by the coding sequence ATGAAAAAGATTTTATCTTTGATTTTCTTATCACTTCTTACCTTAGCATTGGTTGCTTGTGGTGGAAAAAAAGAAGAAGCTACAAAAGAAGGTGGAGAAACAAAACAAGAAGCAAGAGTAATTAAAGTTACAACAAAATTTGTTGATGATGAACAAACAGCAAAATCATTAGTAAAAGTTGTAGATGCTATTAATCAAAGAAGTAATGGAACTTTGGAATTACAATTATTTACAAGTGGAACTTTACCAATTGGTAAAGATGGTATGGAACAAGTTGCAAATGGTTCAGATTGGATATTAGTAGATGGTGTAAACTTCTTAGGAGATTATGTACCTGATTACAATGCAGTTACAGGACCTATGTTATATCAAACATTTGAAGAATATTTAAGAATGGTAAAAACTCCATTAGTTCAAGACTTAAATGCACAAGCTCTTGAAAAGGGAATTAAAGTATTATCTTTAGATTGGTTATTTGGATTTAGAAATATTGAAGCTAAAAAACCTATAAGAACTCCTGAAGATATGAAAGGTTTAAAATTAAGAGTTCCTACTAGCCAATTATATACATTCACTATTGAAGCTATGGGAGGAAACCCAGTTGCAATGCCTTATCCAGATACTTATGCAGCATTACAACAAGGTGTTATAGATGGACTTGAAGGTTCTATTTTAAGTTTTTATGGAACAAAACAATATGAAAATGTTAAAGAATATTCTTTAACTCGTCACTTACTTGGAGTTTCAGCAGTATGTATTTCAAAAAAATGTTGGGATAGTTTAACTGATGAACAAAGAACAATAATTCAAGAAGAATTTGATAAAGGTGCTCTAGACAACTTAACTGAAACACAAAAATTGGAAGATGAATATGCACAAAAATTAAAAGAAAATGGAGTAACTTTCCATGAAGTTGATGCTGAAGCATTCAATAAAGCAGTTGCACCAGTTTATGATAAATTCCCTAAATGGACTCCTGGTATCTATAATAAGATTATGGAAAATCTTACTCAAATCAGAGAAGACATTAAAAATGGAAAATAA
- a CDS encoding uracil-DNA glycosylase family protein, with translation MNREEKLKKIIEEIKNDEENKKYTEQGIDPLFSAPKEAKIVIVGQAPGIKAQENKLYWKDKSGDKLRIWTGIDEKTFYNSNLLAIIPMDFYYPGKGKNGDLPPRKDFGEKWHNKILELLPNVELFILIGKYAQGFYLKGKLKDNLTDTVKAYKEYLPKFFPIVHPSPLNIRWLKKNPWFEEEVVPTLKEIVKKIMEK, from the coding sequence ATGAATAGAGAAGAGAAATTAAAAAAAATTATTGAAGAAATTAAAAATGATGAAGAAAATAAAAAATACACAGAACAAGGTATTGATCCACTTTTTTCTGCACCAAAAGAAGCAAAAATAGTTATTGTTGGACAAGCACCTGGAATAAAAGCTCAAGAAAATAAATTATATTGGAAAGATAAGAGTGGAGATAAGTTAAGAATTTGGACAGGGATAGATGAAAAAACTTTTTATAATTCCAATTTACTTGCTATAATACCTATGGACTTTTATTATCCAGGAAAAGGAAAAAATGGAGATTTACCTCCAAGAAAAGATTTTGGAGAAAAGTGGCATAATAAAATTTTAGAATTATTACCTAATGTTGAATTATTTATATTGATTGGAAAATATGCTCAAGGATTTTATTTAAAAGGCAAACTAAAAGATAACTTAACAGATACCGTTAAAGCTTATAAAGAGTATTTGCCTAAATTTTTTCCAATAGTCCATCCATCACCTTTAAATATTAGATGGTTAAAGAAAAATCCTTGGTTCGAAGAAGAAGTTGTACCCACATTAAAAGAAATAGTAAAAAAAATTATGGAAAAGTGA
- a CDS encoding MATE family efflux transporter, with protein sequence MKKIYDMTKGKIWTIILSFSLPLLGASLIQQLYNTADMIFVGNFIGKEATGAVGASSLLFTCIIGLFTGVSIGVGVAVAQKIGSKNLEMASKVSHTAIAFGIIGGIILTFVGFFSTEFLLTLMNTPKEIMYDSVIYLKIYFLSMLPMILYNIGSGIIRSTGNSKTPFYILIIGGLTNVLANYIFIVVFKMGVSGVAIATTLSQTLTAIIVLTYLFKNKTAIKFKTSELKIDFSLLKQILYFGLPAGIQSMLITFSNIIVQYYINGYGRDAVAAYATYFKLENFIWMPIVAIGQASMTFSGQNAGANNYKRVKKGALVAILLSGGLSILIATIILIFSHTFMRIFIKNEEIIYLGSQIALTTFPFYWLYSILEVLGSSLRGMGYSIVSMYITTICLCGVRITLLYLISKFNLDFKSVAYVYPMTWFFTASIFIIAFLKIINKKGLLQIK encoded by the coding sequence ATGAAAAAAATTTATGATATGACAAAAGGAAAAATTTGGACTATAATCCTATCTTTTTCTTTGCCACTTCTTGGAGCAAGTTTAATTCAACAATTATATAATACTGCTGATATGATATTTGTTGGAAATTTTATAGGAAAAGAAGCAACAGGAGCTGTTGGTGCAAGTAGCTTATTATTTACTTGTATCATTGGACTTTTTACAGGAGTTTCAATAGGAGTTGGGGTTGCTGTTGCTCAAAAAATTGGCTCTAAGAACTTAGAGATGGCTTCCAAAGTTTCTCACACAGCTATAGCATTTGGTATAATTGGTGGTATTATTTTAACTTTTGTTGGTTTCTTTTCTACTGAGTTTTTATTGACCTTAATGAATACCCCAAAAGAGATAATGTATGACTCTGTTATATATTTAAAGATTTATTTTTTAAGTATGTTACCAATGATTTTATACAATATTGGTTCAGGGATTATTCGTTCAACTGGGAATTCAAAAACACCATTCTATATACTTATCATAGGTGGACTTACAAATGTACTTGCAAATTATATTTTCATAGTAGTATTTAAAATGGGAGTTTCAGGTGTTGCTATTGCTACAACTTTATCTCAAACTTTAACTGCTATAATAGTTTTAACTTATTTATTTAAAAATAAAACTGCAATTAAATTTAAAACTTCTGAATTAAAGATAGACTTTTCCTTATTAAAACAAATTTTATATTTTGGTTTGCCTGCTGGAATACAATCAATGCTGATAACATTTTCAAATATAATAGTTCAATATTATATAAATGGTTATGGTAGAGATGCTGTTGCTGCCTATGCAACATATTTCAAGTTGGAAAATTTTATTTGGATGCCAATAGTTGCAATAGGACAAGCTAGTATGACTTTTTCTGGACAAAATGCAGGTGCTAATAATTATAAAAGAGTAAAGAAGGGTGCTTTAGTTGCTATACTTTTATCAGGTGGTTTAAGTATTCTTATTGCAACAATAATATTAATTTTCTCTCATACTTTTATGAGAATTTTTATAAAAAATGAAGAAATTATTTATCTAGGAAGTCAGATAGCTTTAACAACTTTTCCTTTCTATTGGCTGTATTCTATATTAGAAGTTTTAGGTAGTTCTTTGAGAGGAATGGGTTACTCAATAGTTTCAATGTATATTACTACTATTTGTCTTTGTGGAGTCAGAATAACATTACTTTATTTAATTTCAAAATTTAATCTTGATTTTAAATCAGTTGCTTATGTTTACCCAATGACTTGGTTTTTTACAGCAAGTATATTTATAATTGCTTTCTTAAAAATTATAAATAAAAAAGGACTGTTGCAAATTAAATAA